Proteins from one Nicotiana tabacum cultivar K326 chromosome 23, ASM71507v2, whole genome shotgun sequence genomic window:
- the LOC107796280 gene encoding mitochondrial import inner membrane translocase subunit TIM17-2 — MGTPETSREPCPDRILDDVGGAFGMGAVGGAAFHFIKGTYNSPKGERLVGGTQAVRMNAPRIGGSFAVWGGLFSTFDCTMVYLRQKEDPWNSIIAGAATGGFLQMRQGLGAASRSAMFGGVLLALIEGAGIMLNKVMSAPQNFPPMDEPLPNAPGVPGYPAGQLPGQPMGQLPGQAPVSIDGMMAESSAPSSSSSSSWFGGLFGGGKKEETATNSGSKTQVLESFDAPSPPTFEYK; from the coding sequence ATGGGAACACCAGAGACCTCTCGTGAACCTTGCCCTGACCGCATACTTGATGATGTTGGCGGAGCATTTGGTATGGGTGCTGTTGGAGGTGCGGCCTTCCACTTCATAAAAGGCACATACAACTCACCAAAAGGTGAGCGCTTGGTTGGTGGTACACAGGCAGTGCGCATGAATGCACCTCGTATTGGTGGTAGTTTTGCTGTGTGGGGTGGACTGTTCTCCACGTTTGATTGTACAATGGTTTATCTCCGTCAGAAAGAAGATCCGTGGAACTCAATCATTgctggtgcagcaactggtggcTTTCTTCAGATGCGGCAGGGATTAGGTGCTGCTTCTAGATCAGCAATGTTTGGTGGAGTTTTACTTGCGTTGATAGAGGGAGCTGGAATTATGTTGAATAAAGTCATGAGTGCTCCCCAGAATTTCCCGCCCATGGATGAGCCACTACCTAATGCCCCTGGTGTGCCTGGGTATCCAGCCGGGCAGCTGCCTGGTCAACCAATGGGGCAGCTTCCTGGTCAAGCTCCAGTAAGTATTGATGGCATGATGGCTGAATCTTCAGCACCGTCCTCTTCTTCCTCAAGTTCCTGGTTTGGAGGGCTTTTTGGCGGTGGAAAAAAGGAGGAGACAGCGACAAACAGTGGTAGCAAGACACAGGTTTTAGAGAGCTTTGATGCTCCTAGCCCACCTACTTTTGAATATAAATAA